Sequence from the Clostridium saccharobutylicum DSM 13864 genome:
AGAAATATATGGATTAGACGTTATTGTTATACCAACACATAGACCAATAGCAAGAATAGATAATCCAGATTTAGTATTTAGTACAGAGCTTGGAAAAATTAAAGCAGTTGCATCAGAAGTTGAAAAGGTTCATGCTAAAGGTCAACCAGTATTGGTTGGTACAGTAAGTATTGAAAAATCAGAACTTGTTTCTAGTATGCTTAATAAAAAGGGTATACCACATAAAGTGTTAAATGCGAAGTTCCATGAACAAGAAGCAGAAATAATTAGTCATGCTGGTGAAAAAGGTATGGTTACTATAGCTACTAATATGGCTGGTAGAGGTACTGATATTAAGCTTGGCGAAGGTGTAGTTGAAGTAGGTGGACTTAAGATTATAGGTACTGAAAGACATGAATCTAGAAGAATAGATAACCAATTAAGAGGACGTTCAGGAAGACAAGGAGACCCAGGTGAATCAACATTCTTTATTTCATTAGAAGATGATTTAATGAGAATATTTGGATCAGAAAAAATCCAAGGAGTTGTTGAAAGATTAGGACTTCAAGAAGAAGAAGCAATTGAAAGTAAAATGGTTTCAAAAGCTATAGAAAATGCTCAAAAGAAAGTTGAAGGTAATAACTTTGATATAAGAAAAACATTATTAGGTTATGATGATGTTATGAATATTCAAAGGGAAGTTATATACAAACAAAGATCAGAAGTTCTTGAAGGTGAAGATGTAAAAGAAGAAATCTTAGCAATGACAAAAGAAGTTATAGGTGATGCGGTTAACACACATATCACAGGTGAATCAGCAGATTATAGAGAAGAATTTCTAAACTTAATGGTTTATTTACAAGACATTTGTATACCATCAAACAGTGTTAATTTACCAGAACTTGAGAATTTATCAAATGAAGAAATAACAGAAAATTTATATGAAATTGCAGCTAAATTCTATGAAGCTAAAGAAGAAGAATTTACATCAGAAAGATTAAGAGAAATTGAAAGAGTTGTTCTTTTAAAATCTGTTGATACTAAATGGATGAATCATATCGATAATATGGATCATTTAAAACAAGGTATCGGACTTCAAGCATTTAAACAAATTGATCCAGTTCAAGCATATCAAATGGAAGGTAGTGAAATGTTTGAAGCTATGATTAAATCAATCAAAGAAGAAACAGTTAAACTATTATTCCATGTTAAAATAGAAAGAGCACCAGAAAGAGTTAGAGTGGCACAAGAAACAGAAGCGGTTCATGTAAATGCAAATGCAGGTGGACCAACTGGACCAAGTGCTAGTAACCCAGGTCAACCAGGACCAATTGCAGGACCAGGAGGCCCAGCAGCAAGTCCAATTAGAAACGTTGATAAACATGGAAGAAATGATTTATGCCCATGTGGAAGTGGTAAAAAATATAAAAACTGCTGTGGAAGAGAAGTTTAATTTAGTTAACAGTTATTAATGACAGTTAACAATTAAGATTAAAAATTCTAAGGAGTTTTTTAAAGAATAAATATGTTATAATAAATTCCGTAGAGGTTTGAAAGAATTATTGTTATCAATTGATTAACAATTATGATTAAATTTCTACGGAATTTTTATTAAAATTAAAGAAATGCTGAAAGGAAAAGTAAGAATCAGAATTTTATATTTCGTATTTAAACTTTCTCTTTGAGCTTAATAAATAAACAGTTAACTGAATTAAAGGGGTGAAAATAGATGATTATTGAACTAGAAAAAGAATTAGCAAAGCTTTCTAACATAAAAAAATCTATAGAGGAAATGGGGGCTTCACTTTGACCGTGAAGGCTTAGAAAAACAATTGCATGAATTAGAATGCAAAATGCAAGAACCAGGCTTTTGGGATGATATTAAGAAAGCAGAAGAAGTTACTAAGCAAAGTAAGCTTATAAAGAACAAAATAGATAGTTTTGATAAGCTAAAATCTCAAATTGAAGATATTGAAGTTTTGAAAGAAATTATGGAAGAAGATGATGAAGAGTCTTCAAATGAAATAATAGAAACTATAAAATCAATAGAATCACAAATTGAAGATTATAACATGAAGATATTGTTATCTGGCGAATATGATAAAAATAATGCTATTTTAACTTTGCATGTTGGAGTTGGCGGAACAGATGCAAATGATTGGACAGAAATGCTTTTAAGAATGTATACAAGATGGTGTGAAAAACAAGGATATACTGTGGAAACTATAGATCTGATTCCTGGAGAAGAAGCTGGAATTAAAAGTGTTACATTGAAAGTTATAGGCGAATATGCATATGGATATTTAAAAGCTGAAAAGGGTATTCATAGATTGGTTAGAATATCTCCTTATAATGCAAATGGAAAAAGGCAAACATCATTTGCATCAATGGAAGTGCTTCCAGAGCTTACAAAGGAGCAGGATATTACCATAAGACCTGACGATCTTAAAGTAGATACTTATAGATCTGGAGGAGCAGGAGGACAACATGTTAATAAAACAGATTCAGCAGTTAGAATAACACATCTTCCTACAGGAATAGTGGTTCAATGTCAGAATGAAAGAAGCCAATTTTCTAATAGAGACACAGCAATGGAAATGTTGAAATCTAAGTTAGTTGAATTGAAAGAAAGAGCTCATAAAGAAAAGATAGAAGACTTAACTGGAGAACTTAAAGATATGGGGTGGGGAAGCCAAATAAGATCATATGTATTCCATCCATATAGTATGGTTAAGGATCACAGAACAAATGTGGAAACATCAAATGTTACAGCTGTAATGGATGGAGAAATAGATGTGTTCATAAATGCCTACTTAAAGCAGTAGATAGACAATATTGAATTTAAATATATGCGTAACTAACCGAAAGAAGTAGCATTTTGTTGTTTCGGTTACTAGAGAAAAAAGCTGTGGATTTCTATCAGTAAAAGTTGTATCATTGTTGCGTGTTCCCTAGGCAAGCTAGTGACAAGCAACAATGCAACAACTTCTACTGAAGAAATACCTACAGCTTTTTTCTCAATGTAACACTACACAACAAAATGCTATTTCTTTCTAGAATAGTGTATATTTCAAAATGTAAATTTAATAACTGTATTTTTCATGCAACACTCCGCAAAAGAACACCCTTTCTTTCTGGTGATGTGATTTTTTATAAGTTTAAGTCAGAAAAATATTTAATATTCGCTAATATTTATCTTTAATAATGAAAATCTATTTATTATTTATTTTTGATGATTGGAACTATATATATTAAATTCAGGTACATTTAGTAACTCCCAATGAAATTTTTCTAGTCCTGCGGAACATATATGTGTAATATTTGGGTTGGTATTGCAAGACTTTAATGATTTGGTTTTAATTTTGGGAATGTAATTAGAAATATAAATAGTATACTAAGTAATACTATTAATTTAGGATTGTATAATAGTAAAAAGAAATTATTATAAGCATAGCTATAGATTTCTTGTTGAATTATAGAATAAACCTGATTTATTGTATTTGTATCTATATAATCTATAGTATCATTTGGTGTATGAATTCTTGAAATATCTGAATTACATAGAGTTACAGCATCAATACCAGCGTTTGAAAAACTAGCGTGATCACTAGAATCTCTAAATTCTACATCATAATTGATATTTTTTTTAGAGCAAATAAGTTTTAATGAATCCAAAAGCTCAGAGGTAGAGTCGTCTTCTGTATCCTTACAAATTGATCCTGTCATTAAAGTGAGAGGGGTATTAGGTGCTCCTATCATATCAAAATTAATTACTTTACCATCTCTTATTATATTAAGATAATCATTAGCAAATTTTTGAGAACCTAGTAAGCCGAATTCTTCTCCAGTTAATCCAACAAATATAATATCTCTTTTAGGTTTAGAAAAACTAGATAGACTTTTTGATAATTCTAACATGAATGCAGTTCCAGATGCATTGTCAAGTGCACCATTATAGTGGTTTCCTAAAGCATCTATTCCTAAATGATCAAAATGAGCACTTATTACCAAAGGTGGCAATGAATTAGAGGTTCCTTTAAGCACACCAATTACATTAGAAGTTTGTTCTTCTTTTAATGTATAAGGTAAGTTTATGGTTACTGTATCATTATTTCTTAATGAATTTAAAATATCGTTATACAACTTTGTTGTTATAGTAATTGAAAATTCATAAGGAGAATTAACATTAAATGAACTTCTGAAATTAAAGTTGTTATCAGATGCAACACGAAATAAAAAAGCATTATTATTATGCTTAATAATAATTGAATTTACATATATTTCAACAATATCATCTTTAGTAAAAGTTACATTAGTAGTTCGAAAGTTAAGCATATCATCTTTGAAATCTGTTCCATATTTATACTCACCAATTATTTTTGTACCTGATTGTATAGTTAATTTAGGATAGTCATTATTTTTTATTGGAGTTGTAACTTCAAAAGATTCTTTGTAACTATTATTAAGTGAACTTAGATTATAATTCTTAAAAGATTCTTCAATCAAGTTAGATGTTTCAAAATTTCCAACAGTGCCTGTAAGACGTCCTTCATATTTATCAGAAGTTAATATTTTAATAGTATTCTTAACATTTTGTGGATTAAATTTATAATATGTAGTTTGAACAAATATAGAATAAGTTAACAAGGTAAAGCATATAGCTAAGCTAATATAATATGCAGATTTCTTTATATTTATTTTCACATTTATACCTCTTAAATTATTAATACATTAAAGTTTATTAATCCAGAAACAATAATATACTATACATAAGCAACTTAGAATTTAGAATTATGTGATAGCTAACCGAAATAAGGGGAATTCTTTTGCTCGCTTGCTACATAATTTGGATGTGGATTTCTAACAACAGAAATTGTGCCCATTCCTGCATGCTCCTTAAGCAAGTAAAGAACAAGCAAGAATGGAACAACTTCTGTTGAAGAAATCCTACAGCCAAATTATCAACGCAATGCTACGCAAAAGAATTCCCCTTATTTCTAGTATATAATATATTTCAAAGTTTAAATTTAATTCTTAGTTTATTTAGCTATAGGATAATGTGTGTGATATGTGACTAGGCAGTTTTATAGAACATGTCAACTAAAGAATATATGGCTGTAAGAAGTATACAAACATATAATGCTACATTAAGTCCAGGTTTAAGTATTGAGAGAATACCGCCAATTACTAATGCTAACATTATAAGTACACTAACAAATTTAAAAAAACCTGATTTATTTGTTATAAGGGTTGTAACAGAAGAAAACATAATAAAAATAAGCGTTAAAAAATAAAATATATTTTTTAGGCTTTCTGAATAAGTCATTATTTTAAATTCGTTTAAGGCAAGAACTGCAAAAAGGAATAATAAGAAGAAGGAACATATTTTACTTACGTTTTTAATCATAAACCCACCACCTTTTGGTAAATATTTACATAATAATTATACAGTTAGATGTATTTTAGGGCAATATGAATTTATGTTTAAAATTAAATTTCTAGTTTTAATAAGGTGTATTCAAAAAACGAAATTATAGATTTGGACTTTCACTTATCTGATTATAATCAGATTATTCGAATAGCCCGCTATGATGGAAATTAAATTTTTTGCCTAATGAAAAATAATCATTATATTTTGGTCTTGTTAATTTCTTTCATGTGCCTAATGTATAGAAAGAAATTAATATTATGCATTATTAATGTATCTAAATGTATGTTAAAATGTATTAATAAGGTACGTGAAAAAAGTAGCAATTCATACATATACATATTTGAATTGTTATTTTTTAGATGTTACTAATTATAAAGTAGGGAGTTGGAGTTGTGAATATTTTAATAGCTGAGGATGAACAAGACATTAGAAATCTTATTTCTTTACACATGAAAAAAGAAAATTATAATGTTTATGAGGCTTGTGATGGTGACGAAGCTTTAAAGATTTTTGAGAATGAAAAGATAGATTTAATTTTATTAGATATAATGATGCCTAATATCGATGGAATTTCTTTAATACAAAGGGTACGAGCTGTTTCAACAATACCAATTATTTGTGTCACAGCCATGGGAAATGATTCTGATAAGGTTTTAGCTTTAGGTTTAGGAGCTGATGATTATTTAGTAAAACCAATAAGTCCAATTGAGTTGACAGCTAGAGTTGAATCTAATCTTAGAAGATGTTATAAATATACAACTCAAAAGAATAAAGTTTATAGTACTGGAGAATTGAAGTTATTTACTGAAAGTTTTGAGCTATTTAAAGGTGATAAAAAGATAGAACTTAATCCAAAGGAATTTAAGATAGTTCAGTTATTAATTTCAAACTTAGGAAGAGTTTTTACTAAAAAACAAATCTATGAGGAAGTATGGGAAGAAATGTATATTGGTGATTCTAATAATATAATGGTTCATTTGAGTCACATTAGAGAAAAAATAGAAGATGATCCTAAGAATCCTGTTTATGTAAAAACAATAAGAGGAATAGGTTATAAAATAGAGAGGGTCAATGTAAATGAAACACAGCAAAAATAATAGAAGTGTTGTTACAGAATTATTTTTTACATATTTCATTGGTTATATTAGCCTTACTGCAATGATAATGATAGGAGTTTTTTTGTCTATTATCATATATGGAATTTTATGTACTTTTCCAAAATATAGTTCTGATTTTAAAGAATTGGATAATAAGTTAGAGGAAAATTATATGTCTATAACTGATGATGATTTAAGTAAGATAAATGGTTTTATAATAAAGATTAACCATCAAAATGAAATTGAATATTTAAAAGGCAATACTATAGAAGAATTTAGTTCAATAAATTTAGAGACGTATAGAAACATGTTTGGGATAATGGAAAATAATGAATCATCCTTAAATAATGATTTTAAATCAATTTTTATGCTAAATGATTTTAATAATGCAAAGATACAAACAAAAAATGATGGAGTGTATTCTATATATAGCAGATATATGCAGGAGGACGGCAGCTTAATTGTGTTAGGATGCCCATATAAAGAAATAGTAAAGGAAAATTTTATTACTAAAATAGTTTCTCAGAAACTGTTATTTAAAAGTATGCTTTTATTAAATATAATACTTGCTATGGTATGTGTTTATGTTCTTGCACAAATAACTTCTAAATCATTTGTAAAGCCGATACAAACTTTATTAGATGGAGTTATTGAATTAACAAATGGAAACTATGATGTGCGAATTAACATTAAGAAAAAAAATGAGTTTTTGGAGTTAACAAACGGATTTAATATGATGGCAGAAACTATACAAAACGAAAGAAAAGAAAAAGAGAAATTGGAGAAGATGAGAGAAGATCTTGTATTAGA
This genomic interval carries:
- a CDS encoding sensor histidine kinase yields the protein MKHSKNNRSVVTELFFTYFIGYISLTAMIMIGVFLSIIIYGILCTFPKYSSDFKELDNKLEENYMSITDDDLSKINGFIIKINHQNEIEYLKGNTIEEFSSINLETYRNMFGIMENNESSLNNDFKSIFMLNDFNNAKIQTKNDGVYSIYSRYMQEDGSLIVLGCPYKEIVKENFITKIVSQKLLFKSMLLLNIILAMVCVYVLAQITSKSFVKPIQTLLDGVIELTNGNYDVRINIKKKNEFLELTNGFNMMAETIQNERKEKEKLEKMREDLVLDISHDLKNPLSSILGYSETLMYEENLSEKEKLEYISIINKNSHRANKLINDLFEFSLYENCNYKLNVDKIDICEFLRQIVTFYISEFEQKEFIYDFEINEEPCYVMMDRKKLSRAINNVLDNKIKYNSNGAKLNIKTKIINDYFYIEISDDGEKIPKEYQENIFNAFVRLDKSRNSKTGGTGLGLSITKRILNKHKGDIRIIDSEIGSIFEFKLPIVK
- a CDS encoding M28 family metallopeptidase — protein: MKINIKKSAYYISLAICFTLLTYSIFVQTTYYKFNPQNVKNTIKILTSDKYEGRLTGTVGNFETSNLIEESFKNYNLSSLNNSYKESFEVTTPIKNNDYPKLTIQSGTKIIGEYKYGTDFKDDMLNFRTTNVTFTKDDIVEIYVNSIIIKHNNNAFLFRVASDNNFNFRSSFNVNSPYEFSITITTKLYNDILNSLRNNDTVTINLPYTLKEEQTSNVIGVLKGTSNSLPPLVISAHFDHLGIDALGNHYNGALDNASGTAFMLELSKSLSSFSKPKRDIIFVGLTGEEFGLLGSQKFANDYLNIIRDGKVINFDMIGAPNTPLTLMTGSICKDTEDDSTSELLDSLKLICSKKNINYDVEFRDSSDHASFSNAGIDAVTLCNSDISRIHTPNDTIDYIDTNTINQVYSIIQQEIYSYAYNNFFLLLYNPKLIVLLSILFIFLITFPKLKPNH
- the prfB gene encoding peptide chain release factor 2 (programmed frameshift); the encoded protein is MIIELEKELAKLSNIKKSIEEMGASLDREGLEKQLHELECKMQEPGFWDDIKKAEEVTKQSKLIKNKIDSFDKLKSQIEDIEVLKEIMEEDDEESSNEIIETIKSIESQIEDYNMKILLSGEYDKNNAILTLHVGVGGTDANDWTEMLLRMYTRWCEKQGYTVETIDLIPGEEAGIKSVTLKVIGEYAYGYLKAEKGIHRLVRISPYNANGKRQTSFASMEVLPELTKEQDITIRPDDLKVDTYRSGGAGGQHVNKTDSAVRITHLPTGIVVQCQNERSQFSNRDTAMEMLKSKLVELKERAHKEKIEDLTGELKDMGWGSQIRSYVFHPYSMVKDHRTNVETSNVTAVMDGEIDVFINAYLKQ
- a CDS encoding response regulator transcription factor; this encodes MNILIAEDEQDIRNLISLHMKKENYNVYEACDGDEALKIFENEKIDLILLDIMMPNIDGISLIQRVRAVSTIPIICVTAMGNDSDKVLALGLGADDYLVKPISPIELTARVESNLRRCYKYTTQKNKVYSTGELKLFTESFELFKGDKKIELNPKEFKIVQLLISNLGRVFTKKQIYEEVWEEMYIGDSNNIMVHLSHIREKIEDDPKNPVYVKTIRGIGYKIERVNVNETQQK
- the secA gene encoding preprotein translocase subunit SecA, with the protein product MGLLSALFGTYSEREVNRLRPTIKKINDLDEAMQKLTDDELKAKTPEFKERLKNGETLDDILPEAFAVVREASSRVLGMKHYDEQLMGGMVLHQGRISEMKTGEGKTLVATLPAYLNGLSEAGVHIVTVNDYLAKRDAEQMSQLYGFLGLTTGIIVHELNNDQRREAYGSDITYGTNNEFGFDYLRDNMVIYKEERVQRPLNFAVVDEVDSILIDEARTPLIISGQGDKSTEFYKVADYFAKKLAEERDFTRDEKANAVMLTDEGVRKAEATFKVENYADAENIELQHYVTQALKANFAMRRDKDYMVKDGEVIIVDEFTGRLMEGRRYSDGLHQAIEAKEGVKIARESKTLATITFQNYFRMYNKLSGMTGTALTEENEFREIYGLDVIVIPTHRPIARIDNPDLVFSTELGKIKAVASEVEKVHAKGQPVLVGTVSIEKSELVSSMLNKKGIPHKVLNAKFHEQEAEIISHAGEKGMVTIATNMAGRGTDIKLGEGVVEVGGLKIIGTERHESRRIDNQLRGRSGRQGDPGESTFFISLEDDLMRIFGSEKIQGVVERLGLQEEEAIESKMVSKAIENAQKKVEGNNFDIRKTLLGYDDVMNIQREVIYKQRSEVLEGEDVKEEILAMTKEVIGDAVNTHITGESADYREEFLNLMVYLQDICIPSNSVNLPELENLSNEEITENLYEIAAKFYEAKEEEFTSERLREIERVVLLKSVDTKWMNHIDNMDHLKQGIGLQAFKQIDPVQAYQMEGSEMFEAMIKSIKEETVKLLFHVKIERAPERVRVAQETEAVHVNANAGGPTGPSASNPGQPGPIAGPGGPAASPIRNVDKHGRNDLCPCGSGKKYKNCCGREV